In Persicimonas caeni, a single window of DNA contains:
- a CDS encoding tetratricopeptide repeat protein, whose product MNCAYCGYFNEEPTEICGRCGADIPEPSCGQCGVDVDWGDALCEQCEKLTRSADKTPCPSCSAFNTVSAEYCTTCGTPMAVITRVMTLSRAKDREPLETWRVYGIETSMVGRDDEMARLEGWLEEATEESSVRVVGLTGSTGLGKSRLVAEFNRTLDKSFSEAVFVQAASRDESGGPYSMFGRLLKNRFYIGEKDHPDSARRKLLEAVDAIVADDDEAERIGHLVGHLIGMQFEDSPYVPDIRDSEGAYQLDQRSFDAVLDLLAADAAQNPLVIALEDLQYATTQSGALIDYLTKNLVEHPVLFVLSWNPDEVFMEDVLDEMPIDELIELKPLSDREVRDFVRDTLHKADEIPEALVEKIVDAAHGNPLSVEEMLRILISQGVIDTREQTWRVGAERIDEVDLPTTVEATVRARLATLADDERRVLEMAACIGDAFWSELVRCLYRMHVDHEEHLQEFWSDDEIDGRVDELIESLERKDMVRRRDDTLIAPYEELYFKHRIERVAVYEDIPAQDKQRYHRMIAQWLEREASDDGEVRLAEMVARHFDEARCLEHAAGHYLHAAHRAARHYANRKAVKLYTKGLAYLSDADIDLKLEAFHDLGSVYDLLGEYDQSLAYFREMLRYSWLVDDIAKGGAAYNKIGRAYRSMGEYDEALEAFEKALVLFRDADDTRGVASTLDDIGQIKWVRGHYDAALKYYSAGLQLRRELGDERSVALSLNHIGTVRLARGELKEAMVYYREALELRKEIGDRQGVADSFNNLAALCLERGENAKAIALFREALQRGRSIGYRSLEMVVLNNLGETYLKDEELEAAQACLDEAMEVAEESGDKRVLFDVLRNLAALAVENGERKLALERIDEALALADQLDSTALHGIGKHSLAEIHARYVDHPTHGDEAKDKAPACFDEAIDVLEDVGNESQLARCLSSYGEYLAGRGDASDARQKLERARDIFTRLEMPKQREAVDLKLDGLKGAGEPEPA is encoded by the coding sequence ATGAATTGCGCCTACTGCGGCTATTTTAACGAAGAACCGACCGAGATTTGCGGGCGCTGTGGCGCCGACATCCCCGAGCCGAGCTGCGGACAGTGCGGCGTGGACGTCGATTGGGGCGACGCGTTGTGCGAGCAGTGCGAGAAGCTGACGCGCTCGGCCGACAAGACGCCCTGCCCGTCGTGTAGTGCGTTCAACACCGTCTCGGCGGAGTATTGCACCACCTGCGGCACGCCCATGGCGGTGATCACGCGTGTGATGACGCTCAGCCGCGCCAAGGACCGCGAGCCGCTGGAGACCTGGCGCGTCTACGGTATCGAGACCTCCATGGTCGGCCGCGACGACGAGATGGCCCGCCTCGAGGGCTGGCTCGAGGAGGCGACCGAGGAGAGCTCGGTGCGCGTGGTCGGCCTGACCGGCTCGACCGGCCTGGGCAAGAGCCGGCTCGTCGCTGAGTTCAACCGCACCCTCGACAAGTCGTTCTCCGAGGCGGTCTTCGTGCAAGCCGCCAGCCGCGACGAGTCGGGCGGGCCGTACTCGATGTTCGGCCGCCTGCTCAAGAATCGCTTCTATATCGGCGAGAAGGACCACCCCGACTCGGCGCGCCGCAAGCTCTTGGAGGCCGTCGACGCCATCGTCGCCGACGATGACGAGGCTGAGCGCATCGGCCACCTGGTGGGCCACCTCATCGGCATGCAGTTCGAGGATTCGCCGTACGTGCCCGATATTCGCGACTCGGAGGGCGCCTACCAGCTCGACCAGCGAAGCTTCGACGCCGTGCTCGACCTGCTGGCCGCCGACGCCGCGCAAAACCCGCTGGTCATCGCGCTCGAGGACCTGCAGTACGCCACTACCCAGTCGGGCGCGCTCATCGACTACCTGACCAAAAACCTCGTCGAGCACCCCGTGCTCTTCGTCCTGTCGTGGAACCCCGACGAGGTGTTCATGGAGGATGTGCTCGACGAGATGCCCATCGACGAGCTCATCGAGCTCAAGCCGCTGTCGGACCGCGAGGTGCGCGACTTCGTGCGCGACACGCTGCACAAGGCCGACGAGATCCCCGAGGCGCTCGTCGAAAAGATCGTCGACGCCGCCCACGGCAATCCGCTGTCGGTCGAAGAGATGCTGCGTATCCTCATCAGCCAGGGCGTCATCGACACCCGCGAGCAGACCTGGCGGGTGGGCGCCGAGCGCATCGACGAGGTCGACCTTCCGACGACCGTCGAGGCGACGGTGCGCGCGCGTCTGGCCACCCTGGCCGACGACGAGCGCCGCGTGCTCGAAATGGCCGCCTGCATCGGCGACGCCTTCTGGTCCGAGCTCGTGCGCTGCCTGTACCGCATGCACGTCGACCACGAAGAGCACCTCCAGGAGTTCTGGAGCGACGACGAGATCGACGGCCGGGTCGACGAGCTCATCGAGAGTCTCGAGCGCAAGGACATGGTCCGCCGCCGCGACGACACGCTGATTGCCCCTTACGAGGAGCTCTACTTCAAGCACCGCATCGAGCGCGTGGCCGTCTACGAGGATATCCCCGCCCAGGACAAGCAGCGCTACCACCGCATGATCGCGCAGTGGCTCGAGCGCGAGGCCTCCGACGACGGCGAGGTGCGCCTGGCCGAGATGGTCGCGCGCCACTTCGACGAGGCGCGCTGCCTGGAGCACGCCGCCGGCCACTACCTGCACGCCGCCCACCGCGCCGCGCGCCACTACGCCAACCGCAAGGCCGTCAAGCTGTACACGAAGGGGCTGGCGTATCTGTCCGACGCCGATATCGACCTGAAGCTCGAGGCGTTCCACGACCTGGGAAGCGTCTACGACCTGCTCGGCGAGTACGACCAGTCACTGGCCTATTTCCGCGAGATGCTCCGCTACTCGTGGCTCGTCGACGACATCGCCAAGGGCGGCGCGGCCTACAACAAGATCGGCCGCGCCTACCGCAGCATGGGCGAGTACGACGAGGCGCTCGAGGCGTTCGAGAAGGCGCTGGTGCTCTTCCGCGACGCCGACGACACCCGCGGCGTGGCGAGCACCCTCGACGATATCGGCCAGATCAAATGGGTCCGCGGCCACTACGACGCCGCCCTCAAATACTATTCGGCCGGCCTGCAGCTTCGCCGCGAGCTGGGCGACGAGCGCTCGGTCGCGCTCAGCCTCAACCATATCGGCACCGTGCGCTTAGCCCGCGGCGAGCTCAAAGAGGCGATGGTCTACTACCGCGAGGCCCTCGAGCTGCGAAAAGAGATCGGCGACCGCCAGGGCGTGGCCGACAGCTTCAATAATCTCGCCGCGCTCTGCCTGGAGCGAGGCGAAAACGCCAAGGCCATCGCGCTGTTCCGCGAGGCGCTGCAGCGCGGCCGCTCCATTGGCTACCGCTCCCTGGAGATGGTGGTGTTGAACAACCTGGGCGAGACCTACCTGAAGGACGAGGAGCTCGAAGCCGCCCAGGCCTGCCTCGACGAGGCGATGGAGGTCGCCGAGGAGTCGGGCGACAAGCGCGTCCTCTTCGACGTGCTGCGCAACCTGGCCGCCCTCGCCGTCGAAAACGGCGAGCGCAAGCTCGCCCTCGAGCGCATCGACGAAGCCCTCGCTTTGGCCGATCAGCTCGACTCGACGGCCCTGCACGGCATCGGCAAGCACTCCCTGGCCGAGATCCACGCCCGCTACGTCGACCACCCGACACACGGCGACGAGGCGAAGGACAAGGCGCCCGCGTGCTTCGACGAGGCGATCGACGTCCTCGAAGACGTCGGCAACGAGTCGCAACTCGCCCGCTGCCTGTCGAGCTACGGCGAGTACCTGGCGGGACGCGGCGACGCGAGCGACGCGAGACAAAAACTCGAGCGCGCCCGCGACATCTTCACGCGTTTGGAGATGCCCAAGCAACGCGAAGCCGTCGACCTGAAGTTGGACGGCCTGAAAGGGGCTGGAGAGCCCGAACCTGCATAA
- a CDS encoding anthranilate synthase component II produces MTYLPSLQTRWTHKTTGEIVLLDNRDSFVFNLAHRFAELGAEVVVHRSDELTVDELTSWEPRALVISPGPGHPDAAGISVAAIRRFSGELPILGICLGHQAIVTAFGGDVGPNDAPMHGKPSMVEHDGQGVFEGLDSPFEAGRYHSLVAREPLPRELEVSARADGFVMGVQHREHATFGVQFHPESVLTPRGYGLLENFLRRC; encoded by the coding sequence ATGACGTACCTGCCGAGCCTCCAGACACGCTGGACCCACAAGACGACCGGCGAGATCGTGCTGCTCGACAACCGCGACTCGTTCGTCTTCAACCTCGCGCACCGCTTCGCCGAGCTGGGCGCCGAGGTCGTCGTCCACCGCAGCGACGAGCTCACAGTCGACGAACTCACAAGCTGGGAGCCGCGCGCGCTGGTCATCTCACCGGGCCCCGGCCACCCCGACGCCGCCGGCATCTCGGTCGCAGCCATCCGCCGATTCTCCGGCGAGCTCCCGATTCTGGGCATTTGTCTGGGCCACCAGGCCATCGTCACGGCCTTCGGCGGCGACGTCGGCCCCAACGACGCCCCGATGCACGGCAAGCCGAGCATGGTGGAACACGACGGGCAGGGCGTCTTCGAGGGGCTGGATAGTCCGTTCGAGGCGGGGCGGTATCATTCGCTCGTCGCCCGCGAGCCGCTTCCGCGCGAGCTCGAGGTGAGCGCCCGCGCCGACGGGTTTGTCATGGGCGTGCAGCACCGCGAGCATGCGACGTTCGGGGTGCAGTTTCATCCGGAGAGCGTGTTGACGCCGCGTGGCTACGGGCTGCTCGAGAACTTCTTACGTCGCTGCTGA
- a CDS encoding aminotransferase class IV yields MQSDDRSFLYGDGLFETVRVREDGQIRWLERHVARLRRSGEALGFPDTSIDAAVAELETLAGRDPGLWRVTVSRAPDGAPFGGSGTMATRFRSFAIPTRPHLGLAEGFYLPDDLLAEHKTTSYLRSVEVRRRAQAAGFDDAVMTSRSGLVGEASCANVVVVKSGEAATPPIRGILPGVTREGLLDLADAHRRPIDVREVTVDELRGADEVVLLSAGVGLLAAASLEGRTLDDTWSKVAREWLP; encoded by the coding sequence ATGCAGAGTGACGACCGAAGCTTTCTGTACGGCGACGGGCTCTTCGAAACGGTGCGCGTGCGCGAGGACGGCCAGATTCGCTGGCTCGAGCGCCACGTCGCTCGCCTGCGGCGCTCCGGCGAGGCGCTCGGCTTTCCCGACACGTCCATCGACGCCGCCGTCGCCGAACTCGAGACCCTTGCGGGCCGCGACCCGGGCCTGTGGCGCGTCACCGTGAGCCGTGCCCCCGACGGCGCGCCGTTTGGCGGCTCCGGCACGATGGCGACGCGTTTTCGGTCTTTCGCAATCCCCACGAGACCCCACCTCGGCCTCGCCGAGGGCTTCTACCTGCCCGACGACCTCCTCGCCGAGCACAAGACGACGAGCTACCTGCGCTCGGTCGAGGTGCGCCGCCGCGCACAGGCTGCGGGCTTCGACGACGCCGTCATGACCTCCCGAAGCGGCCTCGTCGGCGAGGCGAGCTGCGCGAACGTGGTGGTCGTGAAGTCTGGAGAGGCCGCGACGCCGCCCATCCGCGGCATCTTGCCCGGGGTGACCCGCGAAGGCCTCCTCGACCTCGCCGACGCCCACCGCCGGCCCATCGACGTGCGCGAGGTCACCGTCGACGAGCTTCGAGGGGCCGACGAAGTCGTGCTGCTCTCCGCCGGCGTCGGTCTGCTCGCCGCCGCCTCGCTCGAGGGCAGGACGCTCGACGACACGTGGTCGAAGGTTGCCCGGGAGTGGTTGCCATGA